The DNA window gtatatagtAAAAATGTCGAAATGGGTTTGGAATCTAGATCAGTAAAAAAGAAGATCCTGCTCAGGacaattaaatatttgatttataaataacattaaaagaaaGGTGGAAATCAAGAAAATCTAAAAAGCAGAACAAGACAGAGACTCTCGGTGTGTGATGGATTCACATATTGGGTTGTTTCTTACAGTCACTTAATGTGTAGTAAAATAATCTAAGCTCAAAGTTCCACTTTGCAAAGCTTTCAACTGCTCTGCATTTGACAATTAGAATTCTTTACACTTGATATAGACGTTAACTTTTCGACAGAGGCAGCTACCTCCTGTAACACATCATTTAGATACAGGTTTTATTCGGAGTAAGACAGAAATGACACAACAAATATCTGATTCAGCTCAATTTTAATTGCAATGACAAAGTTAAACATGATTTGAATCTTTCAGTTAATAAAAATGACAGAAGGAATATAAGTCTTAGGCATGTTGCTATGCATTATAAAAAGAATTTCTTTTAAAGCATTCAACTTAAAACACCTCTGTACTCTGCACTAACATGGTTATAGACTCTTAGACTCTTTTAGTCATATAAAAATCCATCCTTTTTTTCTACATGTAGAAACTTAACTCAGTTACGATGCACAGAAATATCCATAACAACAAAAACTAACTCATCACtgattttagaaaaacaaaattcagcTTCATTACACAGCTTTCAACAAAAGAAACTAGATTCAAATAAACCTCATatagtttttctattttaatattCCTATGACATTAACAGCAGCTTTACTTTGAAATCACAGAAATAGTTTTACCTCAGTGTCAAACATGAGAGTTGTTATTTTATGCTGCTTTGATTTCAATATCAAATATCTACTTCATCTATAGATTTGTTATGATTGTGTGagtatatttttataaatatttcatacaCAGCAACTAAAGCACTCAAAGAGACTTTATAATATATTCCAGGTCTAAATGGTCACAtagctgttattttttttaatttccctctgATGTTTAACAGCTTCTTCAAAGATTCTCTGATTTCCTGTGTCTGCAGAACGTAAACTATGGGGTTCAACATGGGAGGGAAGACGGAGGTCAGAGACAGGTTTATGATCCTGGCATTTGGTTCAATCTTCTCCATCAGGGTGAAAACGATTAACAGAGGGATGAAGTAAACTGCCACCAGTGACAGATGACCGATACACGTCTTAAACGCCTTGAGACTTTGATGAGCTGTGGCCACTTTAGCCAAAGTGCAGCCGATGTACAAGTAACCCATCAAGATGAAAACGAGCGGCAGCCAGAAAATAAGAACCGGGTACAAACAACTGAGGACATAATTAGGGTAATGGTCGTTGCACGACAGCCGGTAGATCTGCCCGTGGTCACAGAAATAACTGTTAACCACCACAGACTCACAGAAGGAGAGTCTCGTGATGAGGCCGACTGCAATCAACACAGCGACGATAACAAAGGCCCAGAAAG is part of the Paralichthys olivaceus isolate ysfri-2021 chromosome 15, ASM2471397v2, whole genome shotgun sequence genome and encodes:
- the LOC109635722 gene encoding olfactory receptor 1F1-like — protein: MNLFNSALGKNITFVHPAYFIISGFSGIPNIKHYYVFLFFVYIVSVLGNAAVMAVICLDHNLRTPKYIAVFNLAFVDLFGNSALVPKVLDVFLFNHHHIPYNDCLTFLFFCYTCLSMQSFNLVALSYDRLIAISFPLHYQVKITHRFMLYLIASFWAFVIVAVLIAVGLITRLSFCESVVVNSYFCDHGQIYRLSCNDHYPNYVLSCLYPVLIFWLPLVFILMGYLYIGCTLAKVATAHQSLKAFKTCIGHLSLVAVYFIPLLIVFTLMEKIEPNARIINLSLTSVFPPMLNPIVYVLQTQEIRESLKKLLNIRGKLKKITAM